The Pseudooceanicola aestuarii genomic sequence GGGACGTGGGGGCATGGGCATGGCGGATCTCCCTGGGGCTGGTGGCGCTGGAGCATCTTCCCCGCGCGCGCGATCCACCGCAACCACGCGTTGCGCCACCGGCGTCCACCCGCCCATGCCGGGCCGCGCGTCCCGACCGCCACCCGGCCTTGAAATCGCCCGCAGCGGCGCGTATGTGATCCCGAACGCAAAGCCGGTGGACGCATCGGCCCCGACGACGTGGAAAACAGATGGTCAACCCGCTTCAGTTCATTCAGCAGACCCGTTCGGAAATCGCCAAGGTCGCATGGCCCACCCGGCGGGAGGTCATCCTGACCACCGTGATGGTGTTCATCATGGCGACCCTGACGGCGATTTTCTTCGCTCTGGTCGATCTGGGCATCCGGTCGGGCCTCAGCTCTTTGCTGGGCATGTTCGGCTAAGGCTTGCGCTTGGGGCCATGTCTTTGTATGTGACCCGGCAATCCCCACAGGTTCAGGCGCGCCAGACGAGACCGGCGCGCCGATTTTCTATTGGGGGACGGCCTTTTTGACAGGTCGCGCAATTTGACAGAAGGTTCTGCCCTCGACGGCAGACAGTGAGGGCACAGACGCCATGGCAAAACGGTGGTACTCCGTCAGCGTTCTTTCCAATTTCGAGAAGAAGATCGCTGAACAGATCAGGACGAGCGTCGCCGAGAAGGGTCTGGAAGACCAGATCGACGAAGTTCTGGTGCCGACCGAAGAGGTGATCGAGGTCCGGCGCGGCAAGAAGGTCACGACCGAACGCCGCTTCATGCCCGGCTACGTGCTGGTGCACATGGAGATGTCCGACGAGGGGTATCACCTGGTGAACTCGATCAACCGCGTCACCGGTTTCCTTGGCCCGCAGGGCCGCCCGATGCCGATGCGTGACAGCGAGGTCAACCAGATCCTGAACCGCGTGCAGGAGGGTGAAGAGGCCCCGCGAACCCTGATCCATTTCGAGATCGGCGAGAAGGTGAAGGTCAACGATGGCCCGTTCGAGGATTTCGACGGCATGATCGAAGAGGTCGACGAGGACAACCAGCGCCTGAAGGTCTCGGTTTCGATCTTTGGCCGGGAAACCCCGGTCGAACTGGAATTCACCCAGGTCTCCAAACAGGCCTGATGAAGATCCGCGCCCGGCGACGGGCGTGCGCCGGTATATCCGGCACCCATGTGGGAGGGGCGGCGATCGCGATCGCCAAACCGGACCACGGCAACCGAAGGCGGCCTGACGCGTCACGCCGCTGTTGAAAAGGAGAAGGCCGATGGCCAAGAAACTCGTTGGCAG encodes the following:
- the secE gene encoding preprotein translocase subunit SecE, which encodes MVNPLQFIQQTRSEIAKVAWPTRREVILTTVMVFIMATLTAIFFALVDLGIRSGLSSLLGMFG
- the nusG gene encoding transcription termination/antitermination protein NusG, with protein sequence MAKRWYSVSVLSNFEKKIAEQIRTSVAEKGLEDQIDEVLVPTEEVIEVRRGKKVTTERRFMPGYVLVHMEMSDEGYHLVNSINRVTGFLGPQGRPMPMRDSEVNQILNRVQEGEEAPRTLIHFEIGEKVKVNDGPFEDFDGMIEEVDEDNQRLKVSVSIFGRETPVELEFTQVSKQA